A genomic segment from Chitinophaga niabensis encodes:
- a CDS encoding molybdopterin molybdotransferase MoeA has product MISVTAAIQQIAACRTSWGTERIPLEQAIGRVLAAPVTADRDYPPFNRSLRDGFAIRISDYNTAKKKLFPISAIEEALPGHVIRIRNGDILPAEMDTVIGGEDVEEKKGNVSVSNDRVKVHQHVIRKGEDAAEGDRLLEPGCRIQFQHMGLLAALGIHHITVHRPPKVVIISAGSELRDANSYIFAGLLAQYGIQAVSRIVVQEPALEQAVIESLDADLLLISAGLTTTDTPVLPKLLQDCGIEQVFHRVRAKPCKPFWFGYSPTKTRVMLFPANAFSVEAGAKLFLESYIRACWNLPMVKPWLLPFLDYRAAVHTLDDIVPAILTNKNGLRVRAAHASGAGDIMAASRTDGIFLHSTDTGHLEPGSLVPFYPWADHQLTT; this is encoded by the coding sequence ATGATTAGTGTCACCGCTGCCATACAGCAGATTGCAGCTTGCCGTACAAGCTGGGGTACAGAGCGCATACCATTAGAACAAGCTATCGGCCGCGTATTGGCGGCTCCTGTAACGGCAGACAGGGATTATCCACCCTTTAACCGTTCTCTCCGGGATGGATTTGCCATCCGCATCAGTGATTATAACACCGCCAAAAAGAAATTATTTCCCATTAGTGCTATCGAAGAAGCATTACCAGGGCATGTGATCAGGATCCGGAATGGCGACATTTTACCAGCTGAAATGGACACGGTAATAGGAGGGGAGGACGTGGAAGAAAAGAAGGGGAATGTATCTGTTTCCAATGATCGCGTAAAAGTTCATCAGCATGTGATCCGCAAAGGAGAAGACGCGGCGGAAGGAGATCGTTTGCTGGAGCCGGGCTGCAGGATACAGTTTCAGCATATGGGACTTTTGGCAGCCCTGGGTATTCATCATATTACGGTCCATCGCCCTCCCAAGGTGGTGATCATTTCTGCAGGCAGTGAATTGCGGGATGCGAACAGTTATATTTTTGCGGGCTTACTGGCACAGTATGGCATACAGGCCGTATCCCGGATAGTAGTGCAGGAACCTGCTCTGGAACAGGCTGTCATTGAATCCCTGGATGCGGACCTTTTATTGATCAGCGCCGGTTTAACTACAACGGATACACCGGTATTGCCGAAGTTGCTGCAGGATTGCGGTATAGAACAGGTATTCCACCGGGTGAGGGCAAAGCCCTGCAAACCTTTCTGGTTTGGTTACAGCCCTACCAAAACAAGGGTGATGTTATTTCCGGCAAATGCGTTTTCTGTAGAGGCCGGTGCTAAATTATTCCTGGAATCCTATATCCGTGCCTGCTGGAACCTGCCTATGGTAAAACCCTGGCTTTTACCTTTCCTGGATTACCGGGCTGCGGTGCACACATTGGACGATATAGTACCAGCTATTCTGACAAATAAAAATGGTTTAAGGGTAAGGGCTGCACATGCATCCGGCGCAGGAGATATCATGGCTGCCTCCCGTACAGACGGCATCTTTCTGCATAGTACGGATACAGGTCATCTTGAACCAGGTTCACTGGTCCCGTTTTATCCCTGGGCAGATCATCAGCTCACTACTTAA
- a CDS encoding terpene synthase family protein gives MHQDLKERPRLYYPWPDLISPYVDELEEEINYWLLHSYKCIPPEIKRKYEKTRLGHITARFFPMASRERLTPLNMNSLWGIAFDDYHEHCTIDQLRRLKHRVEDILIGAPPLKEENDIFWQLAAMRDSFAQFMPTNWLARFSNSMGEYIQGMVEEAPFKERLVSPSLSEYMQIRMKAVDVYPLVSFAEVVIGYTFPREVIYHPLMRRLADLTCRIVAWCNDYFSIWKEEDKDIMNIIMVVQHEYNISREEAFAEAVRIHQADVEEYIHLCDHMPHFGIHNEKVKEFIHHNNLMIQGHKSWYEKDTQRYKPGGHPEADQFRGVEVVV, from the coding sequence ATGCATCAAGATCTTAAGGAACGCCCGCGTTTATATTATCCCTGGCCGGACCTGATCAGTCCCTATGTTGACGAGCTGGAAGAGGAGATAAATTACTGGTTATTACATTCTTACAAATGTATCCCTCCGGAGATCAAGCGTAAGTATGAAAAAACCCGCCTGGGCCACATTACCGCACGCTTTTTCCCTATGGCCAGCCGGGAACGGTTAACGCCTTTAAACATGAACTCACTCTGGGGCATTGCTTTTGATGACTACCATGAACATTGTACCATAGATCAGTTAAGAAGACTGAAACACCGGGTGGAAGACATCCTGATCGGCGCGCCGCCTTTAAAAGAAGAGAATGATATCTTCTGGCAGCTGGCAGCCATGCGGGATTCCTTTGCGCAATTCATGCCCACCAACTGGCTGGCCCGGTTCTCTAATAGTATGGGAGAATATATACAGGGCATGGTGGAAGAAGCACCTTTTAAAGAAAGGCTCGTTTCCCCCAGCCTTAGCGAATATATGCAAATACGCATGAAAGCAGTAGATGTATATCCGCTTGTTTCATTTGCGGAAGTAGTGATCGGTTACACCTTTCCGCGGGAAGTGATCTATCATCCGCTCATGCGGCGCCTGGCAGACCTTACCTGCCGCATCGTAGCCTGGTGTAATGATTACTTCTCTATCTGGAAGGAAGAAGATAAAGATATCATGAACATCATCATGGTAGTACAACATGAATATAATATATCACGGGAAGAAGCTTTTGCGGAAGCCGTAAGGATCCACCAGGCGGATGTGGAGGAATATATCCACCTCTGCGATCACATGCCGCACTTTGGTATTCATAATGAAAAAGTAAAGGAATTCATCCATCACAATAACCTGATGATCCAGGGACATAAATCGTGGTACGAAAAGGATACCCAACGGTATAAACCTGGTGGGCATCCCGAAGCCGACCAATTCAGAGGGGTTGAAGTAGTTGTGTGA
- a CDS encoding PorP/SprF family type IX secretion system membrane protein: MKTYFYKLTLILLPALLPVLTKAQSFGNGNAQQDPLASQYFLNPFLGNPAMAGLDSGLSVNISYRKQWTEIKDGPVTKLVTADYQVDKKMGVGLTIFNDQAGILDRTRIGLTYAYHVALNEANNEYLHLGLTMALDNKRAIPSKVIGDMDDPSIPRYNSRDNFFESDFGLTYANDRFTLQAAMPNMVSMFQNKSDVESRNTSTFYAAASYKIGTGHPQINSFEPMIAFRGVRGYKSIIDIGGNVKMAKGFANLFAMYHTSKSFTAGVGFQFKNTVEVQASYTSQTAGIKSNVDGNFGLSMKIRLFK; the protein is encoded by the coding sequence ATGAAAACATATTTCTACAAACTCACCCTTATACTTTTGCCCGCACTGTTACCAGTGCTCACAAAAGCACAATCTTTCGGCAATGGTAATGCGCAGCAGGACCCATTAGCTTCCCAGTATTTCCTGAATCCTTTCCTTGGCAATCCTGCCATGGCAGGACTGGACAGTGGTCTCAGCGTGAATATCAGCTACCGCAAGCAATGGACGGAAATAAAGGACGGCCCTGTTACCAAACTGGTCACGGCAGATTACCAGGTAGATAAAAAAATGGGCGTTGGGCTCACCATCTTCAACGATCAGGCAGGTATCCTGGACCGTACACGGATTGGACTCACCTATGCTTATCACGTTGCGCTGAATGAAGCAAACAATGAATACCTCCATCTGGGTTTAACCATGGCGCTGGACAATAAACGCGCGATTCCTTCCAAAGTTATAGGTGATATGGACGATCCATCCATTCCCCGTTATAACAGCCGGGATAACTTCTTTGAATCAGACTTTGGTTTAACGTATGCTAATGACCGGTTCACTTTACAGGCTGCGATGCCTAATATGGTGAGCATGTTCCAGAATAAGAGTGATGTGGAATCACGCAACACTTCTACTTTCTATGCAGCTGCCAGTTACAAGATAGGTACCGGCCACCCGCAGATCAACTCATTTGAACCAATGATCGCTTTCCGCGGCGTAAGAGGTTATAAAAGCATTATAGATATTGGCGGTAATGTAAAAATGGCCAAAGGTTTCGCAAACCTGTTCGCAATGTACCATACCAGCAAAAGTTTTACGGCAGGCGTTGGCTTCCAGTTTAAGAACACGGTGGAAGTACAGGCCAGTTATACATCACAAACAGCCGGTATCAAATCCAATGTGGATGGTAACTTTGGACTGAGTATGAAGATCCGTTTGTTTAAGTAG
- the tamL gene encoding translocation and assembly module lipoprotein TamL: protein MIRSVRYIPFVISILFLAACSTTRTVPEGDRLYTGADVKWKDTIIKKKPKDYSTIKTGMEERIRPLPNRRFLGMPIKLWLYNLGNEPKGKGLNYLLRKKWGEAPVLLSQVKVDRTDDILTSYLEDNGYFNADVDHTIKNSGKKKAGITFTAIPDFRYTIHRVRFDTDTGLLGHHIMLTTRKTLLKPDDNYSLDKIKEERERIHAFLKENGFYYFTPDYLLIRIDSALGKHQVDLYLTTKKTTPPTALRQYYMKNVELFTNYDLAKDSAQQFSKGVQYQNFTIIDPDSLFKPIVFDRTVFLQRDSMYRLSSHNITLQRLVNLGTFKFVRGNFRPARDSSLLYARFFLTPYPKRSLQVEVSGTSKSNSFVGSQLKLSAKNRNFQRKANLLEISLGGGFETQVGGKTTQVSTNAYSLNGEVSITIPRFFTPVIRFNPRTPYVPRTRFSLGYEMLSRPNLYNLNAFNLQYGYIWKQTKFLDHALYPVAITYVLPSSESPEFLEQKKQDPALAQSISKQFILGSNYTLTYNNQSPEKYHSFYAYFNTDVAGNLVGLFAKKQPDGKKTIINNDFSQYIRFSVDGRHYFKLSDNLRWVNRLFAGYGIAYGNSTTLPFVKQFFNGGSNSLRAFRARTLGPGSYRDAPDDPNNPGAKNLLLANAAGDIKLEGNTELRYKPTSLLEFAAFVDAGNIWLGKTDSASQEPKVFKTNRFLKELAVGTGLGIRIDASILLVRFDISFPLRKPWLPENERWVFKQIALGDPDWRKENLILNIAIGYPF from the coding sequence ATGATCAGATCAGTACGATACATACCATTTGTAATCAGCATATTGTTCCTCGCAGCATGCTCTACAACACGTACAGTACCGGAGGGAGACAGGCTGTATACAGGCGCAGACGTAAAGTGGAAGGATACGATAATAAAGAAAAAGCCAAAAGATTACAGCACAATCAAAACCGGTATGGAAGAGCGGATCAGGCCTTTACCAAACCGCAGGTTCCTGGGCATGCCCATTAAGCTGTGGCTCTATAACCTGGGCAATGAACCCAAAGGAAAAGGATTGAACTACCTGCTGCGCAAGAAATGGGGCGAAGCACCTGTACTGCTGAGCCAGGTGAAAGTGGATAGAACGGACGACATCCTTACCAGTTACCTGGAAGACAATGGATACTTTAATGCAGATGTTGACCATACCATAAAAAACAGCGGTAAAAAGAAAGCAGGCATTACTTTCACCGCCATTCCTGATTTCCGTTATACCATCCACCGCGTACGGTTTGATACGGACACCGGCCTGCTGGGCCATCACATCATGCTTACTACCCGCAAAACATTATTGAAACCGGATGATAATTACAGCCTTGATAAAATAAAAGAAGAAAGAGAAAGGATCCATGCTTTCCTGAAGGAGAACGGTTTCTATTACTTCACCCCGGACTATCTGCTGATACGCATAGATAGCGCACTGGGGAAACACCAGGTGGACCTGTATCTTACCACCAAGAAAACCACGCCGCCCACGGCACTCCGGCAATATTATATGAAGAACGTGGAACTGTTCACGAATTATGATCTTGCAAAAGACAGTGCGCAGCAATTCAGCAAAGGAGTGCAGTATCAAAACTTTACCATCATAGATCCGGACTCCCTGTTTAAACCCATTGTGTTCGACAGAACAGTATTCCTGCAACGGGATAGTATGTACCGCCTTAGCTCGCATAACATCACTTTACAAAGACTGGTGAACTTAGGTACTTTTAAATTCGTGCGGGGAAACTTCAGGCCGGCAAGGGATAGCAGCCTGCTCTATGCACGCTTCTTCCTAACCCCCTACCCTAAACGATCTTTACAGGTAGAAGTTTCCGGCACCTCCAAATCCAACAGTTTTGTAGGCTCACAATTGAAACTATCAGCCAAGAACAGGAACTTCCAACGGAAGGCTAATTTGCTGGAGATCTCCCTGGGCGGAGGTTTTGAAACACAGGTGGGTGGAAAAACCACACAGGTATCTACAAATGCGTATAGCCTTAATGGCGAAGTGTCCATTACTATTCCAAGGTTCTTCACCCCTGTTATCAGGTTCAACCCGCGTACCCCTTATGTGCCCAGAACAAGGTTCAGCCTGGGCTATGAAATGCTGAGCAGGCCTAACCTGTATAACCTCAACGCTTTCAATCTTCAATATGGTTATATCTGGAAGCAGACCAAATTCCTGGATCATGCATTGTACCCGGTAGCCATTACGTATGTACTGCCTTCCAGTGAATCACCTGAATTCCTGGAACAGAAAAAACAGGATCCTGCACTCGCTCAATCCATCTCTAAACAATTCATCCTGGGAAGCAATTATACACTCACTTACAATAACCAATCCCCGGAAAAATACCATAGCTTCTACGCCTATTTTAATACCGATGTAGCCGGTAACCTGGTAGGACTGTTTGCTAAAAAACAACCTGATGGGAAAAAGACCATTATCAATAACGACTTCTCCCAGTACATACGGTTCTCCGTAGATGGCCGTCATTATTTCAAACTAAGCGATAACCTCCGCTGGGTGAACCGTTTATTTGCGGGGTACGGGATTGCATATGGCAACTCTACCACCCTGCCCTTTGTAAAACAGTTCTTTAATGGGGGAAGCAACAGTCTGAGAGCCTTTCGTGCCCGTACATTAGGCCCCGGCTCCTACAGGGATGCGCCGGATGATCCCAACAACCCGGGTGCTAAGAACCTGCTGCTGGCCAATGCCGCCGGAGACATCAAACTGGAAGGCAACACAGAATTACGGTATAAACCAACCAGCCTGCTGGAATTCGCGGCCTTTGTAGACGCAGGCAATATCTGGCTGGGGAAAACAGACTCTGCATCCCAGGAGCCCAAAGTATTTAAAACCAACCGCTTCCTGAAAGAACTGGCAGTGGGTACCGGTTTGGGTATTCGGATAGACGCCTCCATCCTCCTTGTGCGGTTCGATATTTCCTTTCCCCTCCGCAAGCCCTGGCTGCCTGAAAATGAACGCTGGGTGTTCAAACAGATTGCCCTGGGGGACCCGGATTGGCGGAAAGAGAACCTTATCCTGAACATTGCCATCGGGTATCCCTTCTAG
- a CDS encoding T9SS type B sorting domain-containing protein codes for MKTFLPFTKKVVQVLVFMASAILLQVPLARAGQIPTILQLDISHIHENNTIGQVIGTFATDPQSGVCTYSLAEGADDTDNDYFTITGNALKAKVVFDYETKENYFIRVRCTDGSGGYLERSFLILVVDVYEVTNSVEATNLVTPNGDGKNDKWIIRNLPAHGNNEVRILDRSGRVVYYKKNYSNEWDGKTSSGELLAEGVYFYVIDFGAGLNLFKGTITLIRDRNR; via the coding sequence ATGAAAACATTTTTACCCTTTACCAAAAAGGTGGTACAAGTGCTGGTATTTATGGCTTCTGCCATACTGCTGCAGGTCCCTTTAGCAAGGGCAGGCCAGATCCCCACCATACTTCAGCTGGACATCTCTCATATTCACGAGAACAATACGATCGGTCAGGTGATCGGCACTTTTGCCACGGATCCGCAGTCCGGCGTATGCACTTATAGTCTCGCGGAAGGAGCCGATGATACGGACAATGATTACTTCACCATCACCGGAAATGCCCTGAAAGCCAAGGTGGTATTTGATTATGAAACAAAGGAAAACTACTTCATCCGTGTAAGATGTACAGACGGTAGCGGCGGTTATCTTGAAAGATCATTCCTGATACTGGTGGTGGATGTGTATGAAGTAACCAACAGCGTAGAAGCTACCAACCTTGTTACACCTAACGGAGACGGCAAAAATGATAAATGGATCATCCGCAATCTTCCTGCACACGGCAATAATGAAGTGCGCATCCTGGACCGTTCCGGCCGCGTGGTATATTACAAGAAGAACTACAGCAATGAGTGGGATGGCAAAACCTCCAGTGGAGAATTACTGGCAGAAGGCGTTTACTTCTATGTAATAGATTTCGGGGCGGGGCTCAACCTGTTCAAAGGCACTATTACCCTGATCAGGGACCGAAACCGATGA
- a CDS encoding translocation/assembly module TamB domain-containing protein: MVQNFVRSKAESYLQKQLKTDVRIGGLRFSWWNSMTLRQVYIGDTRKDTLLSSGELSVKYNLLGLMSNELKINTLHWEDAVINIYRPAKDTAFNYQFVIDAFSSPAAKEDTLIEESGTTLSYHIGNVQLERMNIRFHDSLGGMLASVTLKNLEVLPDTLKPDNGTYYIKNFLADGLQATVVQQYRPSSAKAEVAESTATPFDLAVKELSIRNTQWSYSDEASGLSTEGVIGQLASRRLHFDLIKTLITTDLLSLERSKATLDFRKAMDTTVVVKDTSAAPNTWKVLAKQLQAKEVDFAMSNHLAPRLSYKQAIDYNYLNIRHLLLDANDIAYSADSTTATLLAGAVEEQCGLQLKRLKGKVRYTNQEAQLSGFILQTGESNIDADIHLKAPSWSTISEQLGLLEIKASVRPSSLTLKEALFFVPDMRSNPSLQPIWKKHLALHGEITGSLAQLNIPGLEVKDNDQNYLYVKGTTYQVTDPDRMGADLVTVKMLSSKRGIESWLPPNTLPASVQLPNKLILNGAIRGGMQQLKPDLMLSTDMGNAKLKGEVAEFMDMKKIRYNMTLDAQNLQLGRMLGDTAMGSLDGTVTAKGKGVDPQTADAQANVDIRSFTYNRYTYQGIQMDATLLKGAYTAKGGINDPNAKAVFDLAGKLDTLHPAISAKMDIDKFDLLATHFTTDPLIVKSCLDVQLDNLAPRKLNGYAAIHKLQLLDDKEMYAIDSILLKASVEDGLQKLRLTGPFGYLSASGDFNYQTFATAAGNLVTRHLEAVATQPTAKTERQWMQFSGSLSIPKSLRKLFPDIQLEKPLSLYGRLNTDSSFLDAHFSLPGMRYDSFKVDTLIADVIVDTAKMDAKVLLAHLYHPQIPLRRTRLSVSASKGLVDWDLLMGREKYKVGGLVHFLPNDSMLISLKKDLVLNRQAWTVSGDNKLLIRSGGVAFADIGIEKGAQGLKITTAAPQRSNFTLPDLTVTLKDFRLSTITSLIEKDTALAEGISNGSITVTNLDDNPLIDGKLTIDSLAAMGTPLGQLQLTANTNAEKAVQLDATIQGHGNDVRLKGTYAEVMDLTLDIAKLNMKSAEAFTFGNVTAMKGDVNGRITVKGTTDKPIIRGNLHFEKVAGRITMINNYLQLPSEDLVLDDNGIRFNQFVVADSSGNEAVVNGQILTKDLEKFQLQLDVNAENFMALGYADPKDPDQFYYGPAYIDVRARVRGTLDLPRVEMNLKLREKSQVTVLLPEEEPGIASREGIVEFFDPAEWQDTTLRVRKDTIAATRLKGIIFSGDIEITPESSLKLVIDRNNGDYLEVKGNATLNLTMDPSSKMSLTGRYEINEGKYAMSLNQLIKREFKIVKGSTIIWNGDPLSADVNIKARYDVNAVAGDLIQDQISSTDPTRGRYNQKVPVEVYLKITGELMKPEIAFELDMPEKDQGALDGQVYTRIKQINQVPSELNKQVMGLLVLNRFISENPFDQLDSQSGSAAEDIARKSVSKIVSQQLNNLAGSLIKGFDVNFDLQSENAYNDQGSRSESTNLKVDVSKRLFSDRLTVSVGSNIGISGAQTQNQNASSIIGDVSAEYTLTKDGRYRVRAYQRSLTETVVQGQIVETGLTFMLVMDYNEFREIFRKTPKEKKQERIRKDNK; the protein is encoded by the coding sequence GTGGTACAGAATTTCGTGCGTTCCAAGGCAGAGTCTTACCTGCAAAAACAATTAAAAACAGACGTAAGGATCGGCGGACTGCGTTTCTCCTGGTGGAATTCCATGACCCTCAGGCAGGTGTATATAGGCGATACCCGCAAAGACACACTCCTGTCCAGCGGAGAGCTGTCTGTAAAATACAACCTGCTGGGCCTCATGAGCAATGAACTAAAGATCAATACCCTCCATTGGGAGGATGCCGTGATCAATATCTACCGGCCGGCAAAAGATACTGCTTTCAATTACCAGTTTGTGATCGATGCATTCAGCTCTCCTGCCGCTAAAGAGGATACACTGATCGAAGAATCCGGCACCACCCTCAGCTATCACATCGGTAATGTTCAGCTGGAAAGGATGAACATCCGTTTCCACGATTCACTCGGCGGCATGCTCGCATCTGTCACCCTTAAAAACCTGGAAGTATTGCCGGATACCCTGAAACCGGATAATGGTACTTATTATATAAAGAATTTCCTGGCAGACGGTTTACAGGCCACCGTCGTGCAGCAATACAGGCCGTCATCAGCTAAAGCGGAAGTAGCAGAAAGTACAGCAACACCATTTGACCTTGCCGTAAAAGAACTTAGCATCCGCAACACACAATGGAGCTATAGTGATGAAGCCAGCGGATTATCTACCGAAGGCGTTATCGGCCAGCTGGCATCCCGCCGTTTACACTTCGACCTCATCAAAACCCTGATCACCACTGATCTGCTTTCCCTGGAAAGATCAAAGGCCACGCTCGATTTCCGGAAAGCGATGGACACCACCGTGGTGGTAAAAGATACCAGTGCTGCGCCCAATACCTGGAAAGTACTGGCTAAACAATTGCAGGCAAAGGAAGTGGATTTTGCCATGAGTAATCACCTGGCTCCCCGCCTTTCCTACAAACAGGCGATCGATTATAATTACCTCAACATCCGGCACCTGCTGCTGGATGCCAATGATATTGCATATAGTGCAGACAGTACCACCGCTACCCTGCTGGCCGGCGCCGTGGAAGAACAATGCGGCCTGCAATTAAAGCGGCTGAAAGGTAAAGTGCGTTACACCAACCAGGAAGCACAATTATCCGGCTTCATCCTGCAAACCGGCGAAAGTAATATCGATGCAGACATTCACCTGAAAGCCCCCTCCTGGTCTACGATCTCCGAACAGTTAGGTCTGCTGGAAATTAAGGCCAGCGTACGGCCTTCTTCCCTTACGCTCAAAGAGGCTTTATTCTTTGTGCCGGATATGCGCAGCAATCCTTCCCTGCAACCCATCTGGAAGAAACACCTCGCCTTACATGGAGAAATTACCGGCAGCCTCGCACAATTGAATATACCCGGCCTGGAAGTAAAAGATAACGATCAGAATTACCTCTATGTAAAAGGAACGACTTACCAGGTAACTGATCCGGACCGTATGGGCGCAGACCTCGTAACCGTGAAAATGCTGAGCAGTAAACGGGGCATTGAATCCTGGCTGCCTCCCAATACACTCCCCGCCTCTGTGCAGTTACCCAATAAGCTCATATTGAATGGCGCTATCAGAGGCGGCATGCAGCAACTGAAGCCAGACCTGATGCTGAGCACAGATATGGGCAATGCCAAACTGAAAGGTGAAGTAGCGGAATTTATGGATATGAAAAAGATCCGTTACAACATGACCCTTGATGCACAAAACCTGCAACTGGGGCGGATGCTGGGAGATACCGCCATGGGCAGCCTGGATGGTACCGTAACGGCCAAAGGAAAAGGAGTTGATCCTCAAACCGCAGATGCACAGGCGAATGTAGACATCCGCTCTTTCACGTATAACCGCTACACATACCAGGGCATTCAAATGGATGCCACACTGCTCAAGGGTGCTTATACCGCCAAAGGCGGCATCAACGATCCCAATGCAAAAGCCGTTTTTGACCTGGCCGGCAAACTGGATACACTCCACCCTGCCATCAGCGCAAAAATGGATATAGATAAATTCGATCTGCTGGCCACGCATTTTACTACAGACCCGCTGATCGTAAAATCCTGCCTGGATGTTCAACTGGACAATCTGGCACCCCGCAAGCTAAACGGGTACGCCGCCATCCACAAACTGCAACTCCTGGACGACAAAGAGATGTATGCCATAGATAGCATCCTGCTGAAAGCCAGTGTGGAAGACGGTCTGCAGAAACTTCGCCTTACGGGTCCCTTTGGATACCTCAGCGCTTCCGGTGATTTCAACTACCAGACGTTCGCCACCGCAGCAGGCAATCTTGTAACACGGCACCTGGAAGCAGTAGCCACGCAACCAACTGCTAAAACAGAAAGGCAGTGGATGCAATTTTCCGGCAGCCTTTCCATTCCCAAATCATTACGTAAACTCTTCCCCGATATACAACTCGAGAAACCACTTAGCTTATATGGCAGGTTGAATACAGACAGCAGCTTCCTCGATGCACACTTCTCCCTTCCCGGTATGCGCTACGATTCTTTTAAAGTAGATACGCTGATTGCCGATGTGATCGTAGACACCGCAAAGATGGATGCGAAAGTATTACTGGCACATTTATACCACCCGCAGATCCCCTTAAGGCGCACCAGGTTATCTGTAAGTGCCAGCAAAGGTTTAGTGGACTGGGACCTGCTGATGGGCAGAGAAAAATACAAGGTAGGCGGCCTGGTACACTTCCTGCCCAACGACAGTATGCTGATCTCACTGAAGAAGGACCTGGTATTAAACCGGCAGGCATGGACGGTAAGCGGAGATAATAAATTACTGATCAGGAGTGGCGGCGTGGCCTTTGCCGACATTGGCATAGAGAAAGGTGCGCAGGGTTTAAAGATCACTACAGCAGCGCCGCAACGAAGTAATTTCACCTTACCCGATCTTACCGTTACGCTGAAAGATTTCCGCCTCAGCACCATTACCAGCCTGATAGAAAAGGACACCGCACTGGCCGAAGGTATCAGTAACGGAAGCATCACCGTCACCAACCTGGATGATAATCCACTGATAGATGGTAAACTAACGATCGATAGTCTTGCCGCCATGGGTACACCTCTTGGCCAGCTGCAACTTACCGCCAATACCAATGCAGAAAAAGCGGTGCAGCTGGATGCCACCATCCAGGGCCATGGAAATGATGTACGCTTAAAAGGAACATATGCTGAAGTAATGGACCTCACGCTGGATATCGCCAAACTGAATATGAAAAGCGCAGAAGCATTTACGTTTGGAAATGTAACCGCTATGAAAGGAGATGTGAATGGCAGGATAACAGTAAAAGGCACAACAGATAAACCCATCATACGCGGCAATCTGCATTTCGAAAAAGTAGCAGGCCGCATCACCATGATCAATAACTACCTGCAATTACCTTCAGAAGACCTGGTGCTTGATGATAACGGCATCCGTTTTAACCAGTTTGTAGTAGCAGATAGCTCCGGCAACGAGGCTGTGGTGAATGGACAGATCCTTACAAAGGACCTCGAAAAGTTCCAGCTGCAGCTGGATGTGAATGCAGAGAACTTTATGGCATTAGGGTATGCAGACCCTAAAGATCCCGATCAGTTCTATTATGGCCCCGCATATATAGACGTGCGTGCACGCGTACGCGGAACACTGGACCTGCCAAGAGTGGAAATGAACCTGAAGCTGCGGGAAAAATCACAGGTAACAGTGCTGCTGCCGGAAGAAGAACCCGGCATTGCCAGCAGGGAAGGTATTGTTGAATTCTTTGACCCCGCAGAATGGCAGGATACTACGCTGCGTGTAAGAAAGGATACCATAGCAGCCACCAGGCTCAAAGGCATCATTTTTTCCGGGGATATAGAAATAACACCTGAATCCAGCCTGAAGCTGGTCATAGACCGGAATAACGGGGACTACCTGGAAGTAAAGGGAAATGCAACCCTGAACCTTACCATGGACCCCAGCAGTAAGATGAGCCTCACCGGCCGGTATGAGATCAATGAGGGAAAGTACGCCATGTCCCTCAATCAATTGATCAAAAGGGAATTCAAGATAGTAAAAGGCAGCACCATCATCTGGAATGGAGATCCTTTAAGTGCCGATGTAAATATCAAAGCCAGGTATGATGTAAATGCAGTGGCCGGCGATCTGATCCAGGACCAGATCAGCAGCACCGATCCCACAAGAGGCCGGTATAACCAGAAAGTACCGGTAGAAGTATACCTGAAGATCACGGGAGAATTAATGAAACCGGAGATAGCATTTGAACTGGATATGCCGGAGAAAGACCAGGGCGCATTGGATGGGCAGGTATACACCCGCATCAAACAGATCAACCAGGTACCTTCCGAATTGAATAAACAGGTAATGGGCTTATTGGTGCTCAACCGCTTCATCTCGGAAAATCCATTCGATCAGCTGGATAGCCAGAGCGGCAGCGCAGCAGAAGATATTGCACGAAAGAGTGTGAGCAAGATCGTTTCCCAGCAGCTGAATAACCTTGCCGGCAGCCTGATCAAAGGGTTTGATGTGAACTTCGATCTGCAGAGCGAAAATGCATATAACGATCAGGGCAGCAGATCTGAAAGTACCAATCTGAAAGTAGATGTATCCAAACGTTTGTTCAGCGACCGTTTAACAGTAAGTGTAGGATCTAACATCGGTATTTCCGGCGCACAAACACAGAACCAGAATGCCAGCTCCATCATTGGAGATGTATCCGCAGAATATACACTAACCAAAGATGGCCGTTACCGTGTAAGGGCTTATCAACGCAGCCTTACCGAAACCGTGGTGCAGGGCCAGATCGTAGAGACGGGCCTCACTTTTATGCTGGTAATGGACTATAACGAATTCAGGGAGATCTTCAGGAAAACCCCTAAAGAAAAGAAACAGGAACGCATCCGCAAGGACAATAAGTAA